A stretch of the Deltaproteobacteria bacterium genome encodes the following:
- the rpiA gene encoding ribose-5-phosphate isomerase RpiA, whose product MRDPDLESAATSALELVADGMHIGLGTGHAAAVFLARLADRVRSGLRVVGVPTSEATATLARRLGIPLGALDDEEEELALTVDGADEVAPNLDLVKGFGGALVRERIVAAASRRQVIVVGHDKLVGRLGTRGRIPIEVVPFACRPVLRRVRALGLEPVVRLADARPFLSDNGNLAIDCGLPTPLADARAARALEADLRAIPGVVDTGLFLGTAERVLVGYPDGRVDVLQAER is encoded by the coding sequence ATGAGGGATCCCGACCTGGAGAGCGCCGCCACATCGGCGCTCGAGCTGGTCGCGGACGGGATGCACATCGGTCTCGGCACGGGCCACGCCGCCGCCGTGTTCCTCGCTCGTCTCGCCGACCGCGTACGGAGCGGCCTCCGGGTCGTCGGCGTACCGACCTCCGAGGCGACGGCGACGCTGGCGCGGCGCCTCGGCATCCCGCTCGGCGCGCTCGACGACGAGGAGGAGGAGCTCGCGCTCACGGTCGACGGGGCCGACGAGGTCGCCCCGAACCTCGACCTCGTGAAGGGCTTCGGCGGCGCCCTGGTGCGCGAGCGGATCGTCGCGGCGGCGTCGCGCCGGCAGGTGATCGTGGTGGGACACGACAAGCTCGTCGGCCGGCTGGGGACGCGCGGCCGGATCCCGATCGAGGTGGTGCCGTTCGCGTGCCGGCCGGTCCTCCGTCGGGTCCGCGCGCTCGGGCTCGAACCGGTTGTTCGGCTCGCTGACGCGCGGCCGTTCCTCTCCGACAACGGCAACCTCGCGATCGACTGTGGCCTCCCCACGCCGCTCGCCGACGCGCGCGCGGCGCGCGCGCTGGAGGCCGACCTCCGCGCGATCCCGGGCGTCGTCGACACGGGCCTGTTC